GCCCCGAAGGCGTGCCGGTAATCCCGACCAAGCCCGGCGGACTGGGCGAATTGCTGGCCAATGCGCCGCTGCTGCTGGAACGGCTGGCCACGCTGACCGAACGGCTGACGATGCTGCTGTCCGATGAAAATCAGGGCGAGATCGCGGGCATTCTGCGCAATACCAACCGTATGACGGCCGATCTCGCGCAAACCGCCCCGCAGGTGGAACGCACGATGGCCGAACTGCAGGTGACCCTGCGCGAATCGAGCGAGGCGCTGGACGCGTTCGAGAAAGTCATGGGGTCGACCGACCGGCTGCTGAATCAGGAAGGGCAGTCGCTCGCCGGGCAATTGCGCTCCACCCTGACCGCGGCCGAGGCAGCGGCCAATGCCCTGACCGAAACGATGGAACAGACGCAGCCGGCCACGCGCCAGCTCAGCGAAAGCACACTGCCCGCGGCAGAGGCGGCGCTGCAGGATCTGCGCGCGACCAGCAAGGCGCTGCGTAATGTGACCGAAAAGATCGAAACGCAGGGCGCGGGCTCGTTGATCGGCGGGCAGCAGTTGCCCGATTACGAACCATGATCGCCACCGGATTACAGGGGAAGGCAATGCGCGCGACAGTCAGGACTTTTCCGGCGCTTGCGGCACTTGCCGCGCTGGCCGGTTGCGTCAGTTTCGGCAGCGAGCCGCCCGAAAGCCTGCTGACGCTGACCCCGACGGCAGAGGCGCCGGCGGGATCGGGTGCTGCGGGCCATGCCGCCGGTTCGCTGGCAATCCTGGTTCCCGACGCGCCTGCACGGCTGGATGTCGTGCGCGTGCCGGTACAGGTGAGCGATGCCAGCCTCGCCTATCTGAAAGATGCGGTGTGGGTGGATAAGCCCGCGCGGCTGTTCCGCACCCTGCTGGCTGAAACGATCCGCACCCGCACCGCGCGGGTGGTGATCGATTCGGATGATCCGGCGCTGACCCCGAAAACCCAGTTGCGCGGGGTCCTGCGCGATTTCGGATACGATGCGTCGACTTCTTCCGTGATCGTGCGCTTCGATGCGATCCGCGACACCAGCGATCAGGGAATCGAAACCCGCCGTTTCGAAAGCATTATCCCCGGCATTGCCCCCGAAGCCGCCGAAGTCGGCCCCGCACTCAACCGTGCAGCCAACGACGTCGCCGGCCAGGTCGCGGACTGGGTGGGCTAGGCGACAATCGGCGTCGAGTTCCGGTCAGGAAACGTCTGAGCGCCCAACGAGTGTCGTGAACGTGCTTGCTGTCAGGAACCGGGCGCGGCGTTGGTCGCGGCGGGTGGCGGCTTCTTCATCGTGGCCCCACAGCTCGGCCTGCCAGTCCTCTTCCAGGTTCGCGGCGTTCCACAGCGCCCCGGCATCCGCATCGTCCTGCAGCGCGGCCAGCGCAATGCAGAGCGATGCGGCGAGCGAGGCCATTGCCTGCACCCCGGCGAGCGTGAAATCATCGGTGCGTTCCAGCCGGGCGCGCAAGGCGGCAAGCGTGGCCGGTGGCTGCGCGCGGTGAATGACTCCACTGATGCGATCCAGCCGCACCCCTTCGCGCGCCTCCAGCGCGGTCACCAGCGGTTCCCACACTTCATGCTGGCGGCGATAGAGCGGTTCGTCGGGATCGGCGCGATAGCATAGCGTATCGGTTTCCCCGAACGCCAGGATTCCGGCAATCGCGGCTGCGCGATCCGGGGCGATCACGTCGATCGCATAGTCGGCAAGGTCGCGCAGAACGAAATCGGCCGGGTCGATCGTTTCCCCCTGCCGTTCCCATTCTGCGGCCAGAGCATCGGCCAGGGCCTGGATTGGTACGATCTGCGGCGCGCCCAGTGCCGTCTTGATCGCGCGCCCATCCAGCGCGACTCGCCAGCCGCCCGCGTGAGGTTCGACCGAAACTTCGCGATAAAATCGCTTCATTCCTTGGGCGTCCGCCAGCGCCGGGCCATGAATACGGGCACCACGAACACCTCGATCAGCCCGACCGCGACCAGGACATAGCCGACGCCTTCGGCCAGATCGATGGCGCCGCGCACGGCCAGAATGCCCAGCAGGATGAATGCGATACCGGTGAAACGGACCGCGACGATCGCGAAATGGCGGCCCATTGCAGGATCGTTCGGGGCAGGATCGGTCATGGCAGCAGGTCCCCCAGTTCGGCGGGGCTGAAGGCGACATCGACGGCCCCCGCCTCGCGCAGTTCGTCTTCGGTGTGATAGCCCCAGGCCACGCCAATCGCGCGTACGCCCGCGGCGCGCGCCATTTCCATGTCGAACGTGGTGTCCCCGATCATCACGGCGTCGCCGGCCAGCGCGCCGGCTTCGAACAGGGCCGCTTCCAGCATCGCCGGATGGGGTTTGGACGGGTGGCGGTCGGCGGTCTGGAGCGTGACGAAGCGCTCGGTCAGGCCGTGTGCCGCGAGGCAGCTGGTCAGCCCGCGGTCGGATTTGCCGGTGGCGACGCCCAGCGTCCAACCGCGCGCGGCGAGACCGGTGATCGTTTCGGCGATACCTTCAAACAGCGGCTCTTCCAGCGAACCTTCCAGCCGGCAGGTGCGGAAGGCTTCCTTGTAAGCTTCCACCGCGTGGCGCTGGAGGTGTTCCTCGGCATCGGGGGCCAGCAGGCGAACGGCCTGGGGCAGGCTGAGGCCCACGATCCGGCGAACGTCATGCCGGTCGGGTGCGGGCAGGCCGGTGCTGGCGAAAGCCTTCTCCATCGAATCGCAGATCGGCGCCTGCCCGTCGACGAGCGTGCCGTCGCAATCGAACACTGCCAGGCGAACGGTCATTTGCGTTTGCCTTTCGGTCCACCCGGTCCTTTCGCCTTCGCGGGCGTTGCTGCGCCGCGTTGCCGCCGTTCGCCGCGCCGCCCCTTGCGGTATTGCTTGGCGTGCTGGCGCGCGGCCTGCTTCTTTTCCGCGCGCGAGCGTTCCGGTGGGGATTCGCGCAGCGGCTCCGCCGTGCTCAGGGTCAGGTCGAACCCGAGCTGTTCCATGCTGGCGGCGAAATGTTCGGGCAAGTCGGCGGTCACGTCCAGCTTGCCGCCGGGTTTCCCACCGCTGGCGGGCTGGTCGATGATCAGGCGGCGCGCGTGCAGGTGCATCTTGCGGCTGACGCTGCCGGTCAGGAACGCTTCCTGCCCGCCATACTTGCCGTCGCCCACGATGGGATGGCCGATCGCGGCCATGTGCACGCGCAACTGGTGGGTGCGGCCGGTCAGCGGTTCCAGCTCCACCCAGGCCGCCTTCTTGCCCGCCTTGTCGACCACGCGATAGCGGGTGACGGCGCGCTGGCCGCCTTCTTCGTCGACATGCATCTTCTCGCCGCCGGTGCCCGGCTGTTTGGCCAGCGCGGCTTCGATCGTCCCCTCGGCGACATCGGGAACGCCGACCACCAGGGCCCAGTAAACCTTCTTCGCGCTGCGACCCGCGAAACGCTTGGAATAGGCAGACGCGCTGCCGGGGGTGCGTGCGATCAGCAGAACGCCGCTGGTGTCCTTGTCCAGCCGGTGGACCAGGCGCGGGCGGGGCGTTTCTTCATCGGGTGCGAAGGCATCCAGCAGGCCATCGACATGGTGGTGCGTCTTGCTGCCGCCCTGCGTCGCGAGGCCGGGTGGCTTGTTGAGCACGATCGCCGATTTGGTTTCGGTGATCACCATCGCATGCGCTTCCGCGACCTCCGCCGGGGTCAGTGCGCGTTTTTCCCGCGGCTTGCGATGCGGGGCCTCGCCACCCGGGGGTACGCGGACGGTCTGCCCGGCGGCCAGGCGATCTTCGGGCCGGGCGCGGCCGCCATCGATCCGGATCTGCCCGGTGCGCGCCCATTTGGAAATCGTGGCAAAGCCGATCTGGGGCAGGTGCCGTTTGAACCATCGGTCAAGCCGGATGCCCTCGTCGTCGGGTTCGACGGTGAACTGGCGGACCCTGTGCTGGTCGGGACCGGTCGGCGCGCTCATGCCGCGATCCGCATGGCGATGAGGCCGATATAGAGCGCGGTCAGCCCTGCAAGCACGGAGATCAGGGCATAGCTGGCGGCGAGCCAGGGCTGTCCCCGCTCGACCAGCAGCATCAGTTCCAGGCTGAAGGCGGAAAAGGTGGTGAAGCCGCCGAGCAGGCCGACCCCGGCGAGCAGGCGCCACTGTTCGCCCGCCGCGCCCCCGTGGCGCGCCAGCCATCCGGCGAGCAGCCCCATGGCGCAGCCGCCGATCACATTGACCGCCAGTGTCGCCCAGGGGAAGGCGGTGACCGCCTGCGGGCCGAGCAGGTGGGTCAGCAACCGCCCGGTCTGGTAACGCAGGATCGCCCCTGCGCCGCCCCCGGCGAAGACATAGAGGCTGGCCGCGATCGGTGAAACGCTTGTCATGCGCCGCCCTTAGACGGCATTGCGCGGTTCGTCATCCCACCCGTGCACCTTCGCTGCGGCGCGGTGGGGAAGGCGGGAATATGCGCCATGTCGCGTGGCGGCTTGCCAATTCGCCGCGATTTGCCTATGTGCGCGCTGGTTCGAGCCGGTCCGGAACGGATTCGGCGCGTTTTTCGTTTGATTCGTAAGGGCGCATCCCCCCGCGCTGTGCGGGCTCTGCGCCATTGCTGTGAGGTGTTTGAATTCATGCAGATCATCGTTCGCGATAACAATGTCGACCAGGCCCTGCGCGCGCTCAAGAAGAAGCTGCAGCGTGAAGGCGTGTATCGCGAAATGAAGCTGCGCCGCCACTATGAAAAGCCCAGCGAAAAGCGGGCGCGCGAAAAGGCCGCCGCCGTGCGCCGCGCGCGCAAGCTGGAACGCAAGCGGGCCGAACGTGACGGCGCCAAGTAAGGCACCCGGCATCGCCCCCGCATCGGCGGCGGCGATGCTTCACGCTTGAACCCACAGCAGCGTTAAGCCTACAGGGCGCGGGAAGCGATTCCCGCGCCCTTTTGCATTTCAGGAACCTTGCATGACCGAAGTAACCCGCGTGCCGATCCAGCCCATTGCCAAGGGCAGCCTGACCCGGTTGTGGCTGGGCATTATCGTCGCGATCCTGATCGCGGGCGGACTGGCCTGGGCCGCCGTACCGCAAGGCGTGTCGGTCGAGGTGATCGAGGCAGGCGAAGGCGCGAACCCGGCGGCGGACGACGTCGTGCTGGTCAATTACACCGGCAAGCTGGCCGATGGCACCGTGTTCGACGAAGGGCAGGCCACGCCGCTGCCGCTGGAAGGGATGATCGAAGGTTTCCGCGAAGGCGCGGTCAAGATGCAGAAGGGCGGCAAGTATCTGATCGAGATCCCGGCGGACAAGGCCTATGGCGACGAGGAGAAGGTCAATCCGATGACCGGCGAAGTCGCCATCCCCGCCGGCAGCGATCTGGTGTTCGAGATCGAACTGCTCGATTTCATGCCGTTCGAACAGTTCCAGCAGCAGATGCAGGCGATGCAGCAGATGATGGAAGCGCAGCAACAGGGCGGAGCCGGCGGCGCGCCCCAGCCGGGCCAGTAACCGCCGCGCTTTCGTTCGCGACGCCAGTGCCAGCTTGCCAGTGCCAGCTTGAACGCCGCCCGGCGCGCTGCTAGCGCCAGGGCATTCGCAATCCTTTCCAGACGAAGGGCAAATCCGCATGTCCGTCGACCAGACCACCGTGGCGAAAATCGCCTCGCTGGCCCGCATCAAGATGAGTGACGAGGAACTCGCGCGCATGGCGCCCGAACTGTCGCAGATTCTCGACTGGGTCGAACAGCTTGGCGAAGTCGATACTTCGCAGGTCGAACCGATGACCGCCGTCATCCCCAACACCCTGCGCCTGCGCGCCGACGAGATCGATCCCGATCCGCTGACCGGCGGCAATCGGCGCGACGATGTTCTGGCCAATGCCCCTGCGGCGGAACACGGTTTCTTCGGCGTACCGAAGGTGATCGAGTAGAAATGTCGGCATTGTCACTCGATCATCCTGAATACCGCCGCAGCCGCGACCGTTTCAGGCTCCAGCAGCAAGGCCTCACCGCGATCAAAGTTCAGGACCACGCACTATGACCGACCTGACCGAACTGGGCGTTAAGGCGATCCGAGACGGGGTTGCCGCCGGCGAGTTCACCGCCCGCGAAGTGGCCGATGCCTTCAACGGCGCGGTTGCCGGTGCGCAGGCGCTCAACGCCTTCATCGTCGCCACGCCCGACAAGGCGGTCGAGGCCGCCGAACGGGTCGATGCCGACCGCGCCGCGGGCCGCGACCTGGGGCCGATGGCCGGCGTCCCGATCGGGATGAAGGACCTGTTCGCCACCGACGGCGTGCAGACGACCGCGGCGAGCCATATCCTCGAAGGTTTCGTCCCCCGTTACGAAAGCACGGTGTCGCAGAACCTGTGGAATGCCGGCGCGGGGATGCTGGGCAAGCTCAACCTCGACCAGTTCGCCATGGGCTCTTCCAACGAAACGAGCCATTTCGGCAATGTAATCAACCCCTGGCGGCGCCAGGATGGGGGCAACACCGATCTCGCGCCCGGCGGTTCTTCCGGCGGTTCCTCTGCCGCCGTTGCCGCGCGCATCGCCGCGGCGGCGACCGGCACCGACACCGGCGGATCGATCCGCCAGCCGGCCGCCTTCACCGGGATCTGCGGGATCAAGCCGACTTATGGCCGGTGCAGCCGCTGGGGCGTGGTCGCCTTCGCCTCCAGCCTCGACCAGGCCGGGCCGATGGCGCGCGACGTTGGCGATTGCGCGATCATGCTGGGCGCAATGGCCGGCTTCGATCCGAAGGATTCGACCAGCCTCGACCTGCCGGTGCCCGAATGGGAAGCCGGCCTGTCGGACGACTTGCGCGGCAAGAAAGTCGGCATTCCGCGCGAATACCGGATGGACGGGACCGACCCGGAAATCCTCGAAAGCTGGGAACGCGGCAAGCAATGGCTGCGCGATGCGGGGGCGGAGATCGTCGATATCTCCCTGCCGCACACCAAATATGCGCTGCCCGCTTATTACATCATTGCCCCGGCCGAAGCCTCCAGCAACCTCGCCCGGTATGACGGCGTGCGTTACGGGCTGCGCGATCTGCCGGTCGATGCGGCGGGCAAGAGCGCGGGGCTGCAGGACATGTACGCCGCGACCCGTGCCGAAGGGTTCGGGGACGAGGTGAAGCGCCGCATCCTGATCGGCACTTACGTGCTTTCCGCCGGGTTCTACG
The nucleotide sequence above comes from Pelagerythrobacter marensis. Encoded proteins:
- a CDS encoding RluA family pseudouridine synthase, producing the protein MSAPTGPDQHRVRQFTVEPDDEGIRLDRWFKRHLPQIGFATISKWARTGQIRIDGGRARPEDRLAAGQTVRVPPGGEAPHRKPREKRALTPAEVAEAHAMVITETKSAIVLNKPPGLATQGGSKTHHHVDGLLDAFAPDEETPRPRLVHRLDKDTSGVLLIARTPGSASAYSKRFAGRSAKKVYWALVVGVPDVAEGTIEAALAKQPGTGGEKMHVDEEGGQRAVTRYRVVDKAGKKAAWVELEPLTGRTHQLRVHMAAIGHPIVGDGKYGGQEAFLTGSVSRKMHLHARRLIIDQPASGGKPGGKLDVTADLPEHFAASMEQLGFDLTLSTAEPLRESPPERSRAEKKQAARQHAKQYRKGRRGERRQRGAATPAKAKGPGGPKGKRK
- a CDS encoding HAD-IA family hydrolase, whose translation is MTVRLAVFDCDGTLVDGQAPICDSMEKAFASTGLPAPDRHDVRRIVGLSLPQAVRLLAPDAEEHLQRHAVEAYKEAFRTCRLEGSLEEPLFEGIAETITGLAARGWTLGVATGKSDRGLTSCLAAHGLTERFVTLQTADRHPSKPHPAMLEAALFEAGALAGDAVMIGDTTFDMEMARAAGVRAIGVAWGYHTEDELREAGAVDVAFSPAELGDLLP
- the crcB gene encoding fluoride efflux transporter CrcB; protein product: MTSVSPIAASLYVFAGGGAGAILRYQTGRLLTHLLGPQAVTAFPWATLAVNVIGGCAMGLLAGWLARHGGAAGEQWRLLAGVGLLGGFTTFSAFSLELMLLVERGQPWLAASYALISVLAGLTALYIGLIAMRIAA
- a CDS encoding FKBP-type peptidyl-prolyl cis-trans isomerase, translating into MTEVTRVPIQPIAKGSLTRLWLGIIVAILIAGGLAWAAVPQGVSVEVIEAGEGANPAADDVVLVNYTGKLADGTVFDEGQATPLPLEGMIEGFREGAVKMQKGGKYLIEIPADKAYGDEEKVNPMTGEVAIPAGSDLVFEIELLDFMPFEQFQQQMQAMQQMMEAQQQGGAGGAPQPGQ
- a CDS encoding ABC-type transport auxiliary lipoprotein family protein, translating into MRATVRTFPALAALAALAGCVSFGSEPPESLLTLTPTAEAPAGSGAAGHAAGSLAILVPDAPARLDVVRVPVQVSDASLAYLKDAVWVDKPARLFRTLLAETIRTRTARVVIDSDDPALTPKTQLRGVLRDFGYDASTSSVIVRFDAIRDTSDQGIETRRFESIIPGIAPEAAEVGPALNRAANDVAGQVADWVG
- the gatC gene encoding Asp-tRNA(Asn)/Glu-tRNA(Gln) amidotransferase subunit GatC, encoding MSVDQTTVAKIASLARIKMSDEELARMAPELSQILDWVEQLGEVDTSQVEPMTAVIPNTLRLRADEIDPDPLTGGNRRDDVLANAPAAEHGFFGVPKVIE
- the gatA gene encoding Asp-tRNA(Asn)/Glu-tRNA(Gln) amidotransferase subunit GatA, translating into MTDLTELGVKAIRDGVAAGEFTAREVADAFNGAVAGAQALNAFIVATPDKAVEAAERVDADRAAGRDLGPMAGVPIGMKDLFATDGVQTTAASHILEGFVPRYESTVSQNLWNAGAGMLGKLNLDQFAMGSSNETSHFGNVINPWRRQDGGNTDLAPGGSSGGSSAAVAARIAAAATGTDTGGSIRQPAAFTGICGIKPTYGRCSRWGVVAFASSLDQAGPMARDVGDCAIMLGAMAGFDPKDSTSLDLPVPEWEAGLSDDLRGKKVGIPREYRMDGTDPEILESWERGKQWLRDAGAEIVDISLPHTKYALPAYYIIAPAEASSNLARYDGVRYGLRDLPVDAAGKSAGLQDMYAATRAEGFGDEVKRRILIGTYVLSAGFYDAYYNQAQKIRTLIARDFERAWTECDVILAPTTPTASFPLGDKADDPLAMYLNDVFAVPASLAGLPAMSVPAMLNRDGLPLGLQLVGKPFDEQGVLNAGLAIERRAGFDARPERWW
- the rpsU gene encoding 30S ribosomal protein S21 produces the protein MQIIVRDNNVDQALRALKKKLQREGVYREMKLRRHYEKPSEKRAREKAAAVRRARKLERKRAERDGAK
- a CDS encoding MlaD family protein; the protein is METRANHVWVGVVTLALLAGAALFFIWLARLGQGAQDEYDIFFKQSVAGLANGSQVSFAGVPVGQVSQIALWETDPQFVRVRVRVREEVPIRVGTTATVQGSFTGVSTILLDGARRDAPALSCADGPGNTACPEGVPVIPTKPGGLGELLANAPLLLERLATLTERLTMLLSDENQGEIAGILRNTNRMTADLAQTAPQVERTMAELQVTLRESSEALDAFEKVMGSTDRLLNQEGQSLAGQLRSTLTAAEAAANALTETMEQTQPATRQLSESTLPAAEAALQDLRATSKALRNVTEKIETQGAGSLIGGQQLPDYEP
- a CDS encoding ATP12 family chaperone protein, encoding MKRFYREVSVEPHAGGWRVALDGRAIKTALGAPQIVPIQALADALAAEWERQGETIDPADFVLRDLADYAIDVIAPDRAAAIAGILAFGETDTLCYRADPDEPLYRRQHEVWEPLVTALEAREGVRLDRISGVIHRAQPPATLAALRARLERTDDFTLAGVQAMASLAASLCIALAALQDDADAGALWNAANLEEDWQAELWGHDEEAATRRDQRRARFLTASTFTTLVGRSDVS